tattttagaTTGTTTTATAagcatttaaaattaatttataaattttaatacattactttataaccgatttataaaacttcataaatgttttaatacttttacataTGATTAATAAGGTTTCACAatgattttataagtttttataatttcTGCTACttgttaagaaaaaataatctaACATTATTCATGATACtactaaaacataaaataatacaataaatcaaaataatatatcaatatattattttattgatcaagaaaacaaaaatatagcaGATTAGTTTAGAAATCaatgagaataaaaataatcatgcatTATTTTTGAGGGACACTGGGAAAGTATGAGCCAGAAGACAAAAATCATTGATGAATacagaaataagaaaaaaagtgTGTCGTactgtaaataaaaagattgaCTTCAATGATGAATTATCCTCGACACTACTTAAGacttaatataatttagaaattttaaataatttgatatttgaCACTGGCGAtacaaacacacaaattttattatatcactattgccaaatatcaaataattcagtattttgaaataatattaagtTGTAAATAgtgttgaaaattattaatttatgatgtataaattaatgtattaaaatttataaatttgttttaaaggcttataaatcaatctaaaacaatgtataaatgataataaatattttataacatttaaTAAGTTTTAATGATATAATCTCTCAACTActtttgaatcgtaaaaaaccaatcaactaagttttcaacattataaatCTTCAATTTATAATCAACTTTtagttgagtattttttttacgattcatctttagttgagaggtgtaattactaaaaacccaaaaaattaaagctaaaatatatatgattggGAACTGATTAACATCATAAACTCAACCCAACTATCGAATAATGTCGGCCCAATAGAGAAAAATGCACTTCAACCCACCCAATCTAATCCAACtcgacccgacccgacccgacccTTAGCTTTTAACAGTGAAGTAGTGGAAACTTGAACCCTAAACCcgcgtcctctctctctcttccatcGCCGACTATGGCCAAAGAGAAACTGAAACCTCTTCTCACCTCGGATGGAGGTTTGCTTTACTCAATTCTAACGCTAATTAGCTCCTTCACATGGCTAAACCACCTTACTCATCGTTATGTGTTTCTCTTGACTTCAACAGGTGAAATCGCCGAGACTCCTCCCCGAGAGAAGAAgcataagaagaagaacaagaagcgaGCTGAACCTGATCCCGACTTGCCTTCAACGCGTGATTACGGTAAGAGATTATTCAAAGTTTACAGCTTTCGTTAAAGCTATGGACTTGTCAAGCTGTTGGTTTTTGAAAggctccatttttttttaaagatataggTGTTGGTGAAGATAGAGATGGAGTGTTGGTTGACGACGCTCACAACGAGCCAACGATGGGTGATAAGTTCGAGAGTCTTAACTTATTAGGTGGAGAGAAAGTTATCACTGATAAGCCTCCTACTGCAGCTTCTGTGAACGTTCTTCTGAGACAAGCATTGCATGCTGATGATCGGTCTCTTCTACTTGATTGCTTGTACAACCGAGATGAACAGgttctgtttctgtttctttaCATATTTTCATTCTTGGTTTCTTCTTAATTCTTACAGTTATGTATGGTTTTGTAGGTGATTGCTAACTCGGTTGCTAAGTTGAATTCAGCAGAAGTACTCAAGCTTTTGAATTCTCTTCTACCAATACTACAGTCTAGGTGAGAGTTTGAAGATATGTTAATTGGGTGTATGTGCTTGTTGAAGCTGATCTGCAAGTgttgactttttaaaaaaaaaaatactttcttgATTTGCAGGGGTGCAGTATTAGCTTGTGCGATTCCGTGGATAAAGTCTCTGTTACTTACTCATTCCAGTGGGATTATGTCCCAGGAGTCATCCTTGCTCGCATTAAACTCCATGTATCAGGTTAGGAACTGTATCAGTTTATTGTATGACCGTGCTTTCTCTGGCGGCTTTGGAGTATATGATGATtgatatatgtgtgtgtgattGGTTGTGTGTGCAGCTCATCGAATCTCGGATAACAACTCTTCACACTGCTGTACAAGTTTCAAGCGAATTGGACTTGGTATGTATTTATTGTCTTCCCCTGAAACGAGGAATGATTTGGTTTCAGTATGTAGCCTAGGGGATAGCATTAGGTTTGGTGTTTGTTTGAATAAGGTCGCTTTGCTTGGGTAACACTGACATTTGGACGAGAGAGTATGTTACTTATTTGTCGTTGGTTGTGATTATGGTAGATTGTGGACGActtggatgaagaagaagaagatgaaggtcCTGTGATCTATGAGGACAAGGACAGCGATGAAGAAGGAGGAGCAGGAGTAGAGGAAGCAATGGAGACAGATGAAGAGGGAGACGAATCAGAGGATGAAGATGCTGATGGTGTCAATAGTTTTGAAGATTTTGACGACATGAGCGATTGACAAAACTTACTGAAAACGGATAAAGTTTTGGTCTGTGTGAGGCTGATTAAGTGGGGGCTGAAAGGTACAAGTCTCAGGCACGAATTTTGTAATACTCAATGGTTTGTATCAATTAGACTTTGTCCCCTGAGAAAGAGTTTATTTTCGATTAAAAAAAGTTTGACGGCAATATGAAAAGTTAAAGGAATGGTATAGAACTTACAGTTTTCAATAAGCTTTAAATAATCTCATTTACGATTTTAGTAAAGTAATAATAAAGCTCATGTTAACCCAACCTAATATGTTGTCGGGATAACGATTTATACATGCTTGCCACACATCCCACCACTTCACTCCAGAATGACGCGAGTCACCAGATGTAGCTTCTGCGAGATGGGGAGCTTTTAAAGCGATGCATCATAAATGCGAGAAGCCTTGCACAATCTATAGaagaaaatttttatttataaagaagAGGATATATTGTTTGGGAAGAAGTAAGAAATGGCGAGCGGACAGAAGGAGGAGTTCAGTGTGAAGGAGGCCGGCCAAAACGCGGGCCAAGCGCCACAAGTCAGTGATCTCTACTTCAGTTTCCCCATTACTTGTCACTTTTTATTACTAGAAGtgtaaaaaatgtaaattctTTTGTTTGATATCAGGTGAAGAGGGATGATTGGAAAGTAGACAACACCACCAACTCTTCTCAAACTTCAGCAGACTTTCTCCAGCAGGTTAACTAACACATAAACCCTACAtgttgtttttagatttttttgg
The sequence above is drawn from the Brassica napus cultivar Da-Ae chromosome A8, Da-Ae, whole genome shotgun sequence genome and encodes:
- the LOC106382300 gene encoding WD repeat-containing protein 43-like isoform X2, whose product is MAKEKLKPLLTSDGGEIAETPPREKKHKKKNKKRAEPDPDLPSTRDYGVGEDRDGVLVDDAHNEPTMGDKFESLNLLGGEKVITDKPPTAASVNVLLRQALHADDRSLLLDCLYNRDEQVIANSVAKLNSAEVLKLLNSLLPILQSRGAVLACAIPWIKSLLLTHSSGIMSQESSLLALNSMYQLIESRITTLHTAVQVSSELDLIVDDLDEEEEDEGPVIYEDKDSDEEGGAGVEEAMETDEEGDESEDEDADGVNSFEDFDDMSD
- the LOC106382300 gene encoding WD repeat-containing protein 43-like isoform X1, which translates into the protein MAKEKLKPLLTSDGGEIAETPPREKKHKKKNKKRAEPDPDLPSTRDYDIGVGEDRDGVLVDDAHNEPTMGDKFESLNLLGGEKVITDKPPTAASVNVLLRQALHADDRSLLLDCLYNRDEQVIANSVAKLNSAEVLKLLNSLLPILQSRGAVLACAIPWIKSLLLTHSSGIMSQESSLLALNSMYQLIESRITTLHTAVQVSSELDLIVDDLDEEEEDEGPVIYEDKDSDEEGGAGVEEAMETDEEGDESEDEDADGVNSFEDFDDMSD